Below is a window of Apodemus sylvaticus chromosome 5, mApoSyl1.1, whole genome shotgun sequence DNA.
TCCCTACAGTTTATAATCCTAAACTTCTGAAAACAAGCACCAGTCCCAATGTgacggaaaaaaaaaatgctccctCTTGAGATTCAATTATTGAAGTAATGAGATACAAAATGGAAACATTAAGCAGTGTGATTCATTGTATATTAATGTAACAATTTATTTCAAGTTTCTTGATGAAAAATGTATGCCATAACTATTACCTCTGTGTAATATGTGAATAAATCAAATAAGATGTATTTGCCTTACTTAAATAGTATATCCCAGACACACTAAAGAGTTTGAAGTCAGCATAGAATTTTCCCACACAAAAGAGAGATATGATAGTGAGTATATTGAGTCCTTCCAATATGCCTATgataaactaaaaataatcatTGTCACGGTACAACCTTATAAAACTGAGTGAGGTCAGCATTTCTTCCTGATGGAAGTAAAAATTTGTGACCTCTGTTAAAGGAAGTAGTATTTATCTTTTTGGTTTGTAAATCCATATGACAATGGAAAGATGATAGCTGTTAAAAATTTGTGAGAATAGACACCATGTGTATTGAGGGAGGCAACAGTGCATGATCTCTTTGTACATCTGGTCTTTGCCTAAGTATGACTTCAAATATGTGTGCTCAAAGTCTATTTGTTTATATAAGCTCCAAAGGGTTTAAAAATGTATTAGTGTAACTTGAATCACATACTTCCAATTATCAATAGTCTATGTATAATTGCCTAAATTtaatatgggattttttttttaattctgaaggAGTTACCAAAGTGTTCTTCTGTAGATTgtatcttgatatattttttctcttgtttaagcatacaagattttctttatttacatattctCTGTTAACCactacaaaaccaaaacaagagcaAATGTTAAAAATCTAAAACATGAGGACTCCTGGAGGTTTTGCCATAATAcctggcctttttttcttttccttgaaacAACTGAAAgaatacattaattttatataaaataatcatagACTCTGGATCGCTTAGTCAAATATGTTAAAGTCAGTTGTAATGTTTTTTACAAACATAAATTATCCCCAATTTATTTTTAGTTGACATAAGAAACATTGTCACAATATTTTTTGCCTATGAAGTACAGAGTCCCACAACAGTGGAATGGAAGAACATCTATGGAGAGCAGCTCTGGGAGCCACAGTGCTCAGGCTCCTAGCAAATGCCTTTCATAATTTGTCAATTTGTCTTTTGGGGGGGGTCTCCACTTATCTTCgactaaaagaaatgaatgagaaatATTATTGgactttgtttattctttttagaaggctttgcatttcttttttctaatgCATAGCTAATTTCCtcccttttactttctttttgatatttaaatttaaatgatcaaaatgaaaacaacaaagaTAAAACAGATTCATGACAGTAACTTCACTTCCTACCAGCTCATTTGTTGTCTAACATCATAAATATAAGGAGAGAGTCATCAACAAAGTAATATGCTTTACAAACTGAACTTTTAGATAAAACTAAAAACATGTGGTTGAGAAACATGGAAAATTTGGAAATGAAAGGATTTGTATCATTTAAATGTGTGAGTTAAACAAGGAGCTATAGATTTCCTATGGAGAGTAAAATACCATTTCAAACCCACTAATGAGACATTATGCTCCAGGATATTCCAAAATCCCTGGTCACACAGATGGAACTAACTAAACTTCATGAttcataaaacaaatcaaaataaaataaaaccaatcatTTATGTCAAATGAAACATCATGGGAAGGAGACAAATAAGAAGGGAGTGTAAGCTTCGTGGGAGTCAGGGAATGACAGAAATGAGACAAAaggtatacatgcatgcaactttaattaaaaatatatgtgtgtacataagaATAGAACACGCACAGAGGTGACTACAAGTACTTATCTGTAGCGCAGGTAGCATgaacacaaaatagaaaacaagaaaacagagaGTTCAGTAATTCTCaatagacaggaaaaaaaaaggctaaaacTTCATTTTCGAGGAATTTAAAGTTGGATAATGCATGCTTTCTTCTCTGTAAGTGTTTgtttgagatggctcagtacttatAACAGATTTCCAGTCCTTGAAAGAGCTTGAGTTCAAATCTAAGACTCACATCTGTTGGGATATAGGAGACTGGAACTGCAGCTTCACAAGACCCAAGAGTCTCCCATGCTCTGTGGAAAACAGTCATGTGCAAGGATAATATACTGACACATTTGTAGCATAATAACATCACCAAAGTAAAAGTGAAGTAGAGTAGGAGCTTAACCTAGTAAAATAAGTAATAACCTAGCAAAATAAGAATATCAATACCCATGATATTCTTACTCTGTGCATACCTATATGTTAATGTAATGAATTTCATTGTATACTATAGACATTTTAAATTGACATTAATAATAATGTTCATTttgaatacagaaataaaattaggAACTTTGTAAAATTCTTCTTGTCATATTTGGGAAGACCTTACACAAAAGGAAATGTATTTGCTGTGATAGGACATGAAACAtcaaatttaaatcaaaacaggaaatttactttaaattttggaATCTTAAAAATGACAAGCTTTTATATTTAGGAGTCAGAACACTAAACAGAAAATAATATCACTCAGAACCATCATGTATCTTAATCTTTTTCCAGCCAAATATTGTTCCATCTAATAATCTCTCTTCCCATATCTATCTTTGATTCTGCATCCTGACAATACAGTGTTCATTTGGGATATATCTTAGAATGCACAACTTTCCTGAAGGCACCTTTGACATCCTTGTTTCTGAGGctgtagatcaaagggtttaGCATGGGAATCACTACAGTGTAGAACACTGTGGCCACTTTGTCAGCATCTTCACTGTTGTCTGACGTGGACGAAGAATAAATGGAAAGTATAGTCCCATGGAAGACAATGATGACTGTGAGATGGGAGGCACAGGTGGAAAAGGCTTTGCGCCTCCCCTCTACAGATCGCATCCTCAGGATGGTGATGAGAATAAACAAGTAGGAGGTGAAGATAACCACAATACTAAAGCTCTCATTGAAGGTGGCTACAACAAACAGTAGCACTTTATTAACAGTGACATCAGAGCAAGCAAGATTCAAGAGAGGAGGTAGATCACAGAAGAAGTGATTGATCACATTTGACTTAAACGATGGGATCTCAAGGGCTAAGCACAAATGAATCAGAGAACACACTGATGCACACAGGTAGCAGCCAGACACCAGAGTCATACGGAGATCTGAGGACATGACAGCCATATACAGTAATGGGTTACAGATGGCTACaaagcggtcataggccatcacagCCAGCAGGAAGACTTCAGTTACCACACATGTGCAAAACAGGTAGAATTGGACCATACATGCCAGGAATGATATAGCTTTGTCCTTATTGAAGATGTTAGCGAGCATTTTAGGCACAATGATGGAGGAATAGCAGAAATCTACAAAAGACAgatggctgagaaagaagtacatgggggtgtgcagTTGAGAGCTGACCTGAATTAATGCAGTCATTCCCAGGTTGGCCAGTACAGTAACTCCATAAATGAGAAGAAAGAGCAAGGATAGAAAACCACTCAGTTCCGGGACATCTGAAAATCCCAGAAGGATGAACTGTGCCGCAGTGCTGCAGTTTTCCTCATCCATTTGCCACCTTTAAGTTTTTCTTGGGAAAATAACtacattattctttattttatgatttaGAATTTAGTTTATATTCTTCTAAGATAGTGGGGTGGAACACGCAtctgtaaatataaataatatcttGTTAAATTTCACATTAGCTTAAACCTTGAAAATAGATGTTGTTAAAAATCCATGTGTGAATTAAGAAATCACACCAGAATTAAATGTATGGATTTCACTTAATTCTTTCAATTGATATTGTCAGAAATGCAAACATGAACTTAAATTACCCGGAAGCAACATAAAGTGTTCTTTATTTAGTTACTTCACTGTTCTCTAAAATTAGAAATCTATTTACCCCAATTTCTCATCTGCTAATATTGTAAATATTAGGCCACTGGCAAATGACTTATAAGTTCGAAGATGATCTCCATTGAGTCTCCAGAGAAATTCATATAACTGGTGTGATGATTTATTTGCTCCTCTAATGTGTTTTAACATGGGAACAGGATTCATTTCTCTATTACCTTTTACCTTTGTGAAATAATTGCACTCAGTTAGAGGAGATTTAATCCAGTCACATGCCTATTCTGGCAAGATGTCATATTCAAAGACCTTCTAGAAGTGTGTGATTAAAGTTGAATGCAGAGAGCCCACATATTTTACCCCTCAGTCTGGAATACAGACATTTCCTTAGAACACACATTTAATATCAAACAATATAGGAAAATTTAATTTGTAGAATGAAGCAAACTTCTTTAAATTGAGGGGTAGAAAAATTGAAGCATCATTGAACAATTCGACATAATGAGTAACAAATAagatgcccaactctcacaaaaACAGACAAGAAAGGGAAGTTGTTTAAAGAACATTAcacctcagccatttgagattcctcagtggagaattctttgtttagctctgtaccccatttttaatagggttatttggttctctagaatcTAACCTTCTTGAAATCTTTGTAtgtactggatattagccctccatcagatggatgtagggttggtgaaggtccttTCCCAGTCTATAGGTTGCTATTTTATCCTATTGgtagtgtcttttgctttacagaagcttttcagttttatgagatcccatttgtctatagttgatcttagagcctgagccaatCACAGAATATATGAAGCTTATAGGAAGacagaagtgtggatgcttcaattctacttagaagggggaacaaaataatcatgagagaTAGATGGAGGGATCtcgggaaggaaagaggaggtgaAGGGGAAAGAGGCAGAATCAAGTGTGTGAGGAGACTGGGGAAGAGTACAGgggggtcaggaaattgaattgAGGTGAGTATCAGCAGAGGATGATGACTGGGGATAGCCACTATAAATTCCCAGATGCCACAAAATCAAGAGGCTCCAAGAACCCAACATGGATGATGTTAACTGAAATAAccaacaaaagggagagagagtaTATCAAGAGTTTAGGAACAGCCTATGTTTGAGGGATGGGActcatcttaaaaatattaacccagaattgctcccttcaaaagaaaatgcagggacaaggagtaaagacagaaggaaaggccatccagagactgccccacctagggatccatcccatctgcagacactaaaCTAAGATGCTACTGCTGATGCCACGAAATACTTGCGGACACAatacttggccaaagaagaaataaagaaagaaatcagagactttttagaatttaatgaaaatgaaggcacaatatacccaaatctttgggacacaatgaaagcagtgctaagaggaaaactcatagccctgagtgcctccaaaaagaaaatggagagaacatacattaccagcttaatgacacacctgaaagccctggaataaaaagaagctatttcatccaggaggagtagaaggcaggaaatcaacaaactcagggccggaatcaataaagtagaaacaaagagaaccatacaaagaatcaacaaaaccaggagctggttctttgagaaaatcaacaagatagataaacccttagccagactgatcaaagggcacagagaaaatattcaaattaacaaacttagaaatgaaaagggagatataacaatggaaactgaggaaatccaaaaaatcatcagatcctaatacaagagcctgtactcaacacaactggagaatcaggaggaaatggacaatttccttgacagataccaaataccaaaattgaatcaggaccaaatagatcatctaaacagtcccataatgcctaaagaaatagaaggaatcacagaaagtcttccaaccaaaaaaaagcacaggaccagatggtttcagtgcagaattctatcagaccttcaaagaagagttaacaccaatactcttcaaactattccacaaaatagaaacagaaggaacactacccaattctttctacgaagccacaattaccctgatagcaaaaccacacaaagatccaataaagaaagaacttcagaccaatttcccttatgaacatcaatgcaaaaatactccataaaattcttgccaaccgaatccaagaacacatcaaaacgatcatccaccatgatcaagtaggctttatcccgggaatgcagggttggttcaatatacgcaaatccatcaatgcaacccactacataaacaaactcaaagaaaagaaacacatggacatttcattggatgctgaaaaagcatttgacaaaattcagcatcctttcatgcttcaagtcttggaaagaacaggaattcaaggcccatacctaaacatagtaaaagcaatatacagcaaaccggtagccagcatcaaactaaatggagagaaacttgaagcaatcccactaaaatcagggactagacagggctgcccctttttccttatcttttcaatattgtacttgaggtactagctcgggcaattcgataacataaggaggtcaaagggatacaaattggaaaggaagaactcaaactatcattatttgaagatgacatgatagtctaactaagtgacccaaaaaactccactagagaattcctacagctgataaacaacttcagcaatgtggcaggttataaaatcaactcaagcaaatcagtggccttcctatactcaaaggataagcaggctgagaaagaaattagggaaatgacccccttcacaatagccacaaacagtgtaaagtatcttggggtgactcttaccaaacatgtgaaagatctgtatgacaagaacttcaagaacaACAGTTTTACAAAGACATGTGACAGGTGAAGACAAAAGGGGCAAGCAAATAGTAAAAACCAGATTAGAAGAGAGTGCCAGAGTTATtctgaggccaagcagagaaattcagtGAGAATCAGTCAggttggagaggagtttgagcaaGAACAGCAGAGTTGATCCACccatccagagttcagaaagaaacgGTGAGCATATTCAGCAATAAGCCTCTTAGATGACAATTAttctaggaaaataaaaattgtatttacacACTGACTCGATTGATTTTGGATTTAATTTTAATCACAGTTCAGAGAATGAATCTCTTGAGCATCATATACGTGGCActtcaaatttttaattaaaaaaatctgttttaaaaacaagtatGTTGCTTTGGATTtcttggaaaaataataaaaaataaagaaaaaatatcattgAAAAAAGTGGTTACTGATAATTGTTAATATGTTAAGGTGTAAAAATTTGTAAATCAAATGGAAAATTCAGAGTGATTAGAAAAACTTTGCAATAGGtatgaaaatatatatcaattaattttctaaatttgtataatttcatgtaaaaaacaaaaaaagaaataaatagaagttAAAACAAAATGGATATAGGACAAATATTATACACATAATCAACAAATGTTGCTTTTATctttaaacataaataattttattcatattgtTATTTGATAGAATTTTTAACATAACCAGATTCTAAAGTAAGCTTTCAGATAATAGCTGTGCCGGAAATTGAGTTAATTTAGAAATCTGAATCTCAAAAATGTAGAGAGCTCTTATTTGCCACCTTGTCAAGACCCTTGATAGAATCATCCATGAAGCATGATGCTGGAGCACCAAACAGATATTTGTAGGGAAAAGAAGGTAGAAGGGATCAGAAACCAGCTTTTGTCAATTCATCAACTGATTTCAAAGACTTGAGGATGGATTCATTAACATGTATCATTCGCAACAAATGTCATTGTTCTGATCGGAAAAAATGTTTATTCCTTAAATGTCTTTCACTGAGTtcaaagaaaacataattttgaCTGTTAGAAAGTAGACTGGGAAAGAGATAAcgactgaactgtaaaaaaaaaaagtaaaatcaaaatgaaaaaaaaaaaaaaaagaaaatgcttgacAGGATTAATGATGAAAAATATCTTGCACATTGTCTCCCAAGCACTACCTCTTTGTTAGCAAGGAGTTTGATAAAGGAGGATATTCAGGAGAATCCAAAGACACTTCCTTTTGTTCACATGGTTTCCCTTCTCTAGCTGCTGCAAATAGAATGGCAGTAATAGTTACGGAGCAAGTCTCTTAATAGAAGATATGCTATGCAAATTGGCAAGGGATTGAAACAGAAGCAGTCCTATTCACTTTTGATAACTATGAACCACAttgataaaaatggaaaaaatatcctACAGGTATAATACTGCTACTCATGGTTTTGTAGTAACCAAAAGATGAATAATTATACTCAAGACCTATCCAAGAGGAGAGAAATTATGCTTGGTACTAGACAACAAAATGAGCATGAATTGAGGGAATGGAAAATGCTGaatggaggaaaaggaagggtgaTATGCTGTAATTATATTACGATTAAAGGATATTAACTGGTATCCTTTAATTGGTGCCGGTTAATAGGTATTATATGTAAtattaagcaaataaaaatatgattctCTATACCatggtggtgaggtgggagtgggtaggtgggtgggggagcactctcatagaagcagagctAGGGGGATGTGATTGGGGGTTTGTGGAggtgaaattgggaaaggggataacatttggaatgtaaataattaaaatagcaaatagaaataaacaaatatataatgcCTGTtaatatacatgcaaatagaaatggaaaaagtATTACTAGACGTATAATAGTCTCTCCTTTGTATAACATAGTCCAAGATTCACTGAACCACATGACTCTTTACATTCCACAATGCATCTCtattaaattaaaaacttttacCAATTTTATTAACATAGTTAATGTATCAATTATGATACAATAAATAACTGAGCATTCTAAAGATAAAATTGTTCAATTTGTAAATCCAAGTAACTTTATATGGTAAAGATTATCATGTTCTCAAAAATAGCCCATAATGCTTTCTGTATCAGAATTAGTTCCATTCACTTTTATTGTATATCATAATGTATGATAATATCTTTATATTATCTTCTATCTATAAATCCATCTATGACATACTTTCTAAGTTTTTCTTATCCGTATATTTACAGAGCATGTCATAAAAATATGTCCTTTACTATGTTTCTTACTCAAATAGCAAATTTTTGTTCAGGTCTGACTTTCAGGTTTTCCTCTCATTGGATACCAGTAACTATCCAACGTCTTTCTATAGATTAAACTGATAACATTTACTGCCAGGATTATCTATTactaaggaataaatatattATTCTGTGTGAATTCTCATGATATGTCATATCCTTATGCACACTCTAGAAGCAAGGCATAAACACAAAAAAGTAATGGTTTATGGTTTGTTAATTTCCTTTACAAATTCTTTCTAAGTGCAATAATATTATCTCATAGAGGAAATAACTCAAAAATTGAGCTCTCACAAACTATTATTTCAGTGTAGACAATGTAGTTAAGCATATCCAACACACTCACCAATGAAAAAAACATTACATGCCACCCTCTGCTCCTAAATTTGTCACTATTCAAAATTCCATAGGCTTTTTGTGTCACTGTGTATTCCTAAAGCTTATAATCCTAAATTTCAGAAAACAAGCACTAGTCTCTGTGGGACATCAACATGACAGCAAGAAAATATTTCCTCTTGAGATCCAATTATTAATATAATGAGATTCAAAATGGGAATATTCATCACTACGATTCATTGTATCTTAATGTAACAAAATTTaattgaagtttctttttttctttttctttctttcttttttttttagattcagaGAACTTTAATCCAGAGGTAGCTAGTCATAGGAACACATACCTCTACTATGCAAAGCATATATGCTAAGTTCATTTTCAAGTTCGATGCTTTAAATTCAATCTTCTTACTAATGATtccaaataaaaatagtaaacatTGGACTCTATACTGAATGCTAGAGCAAACGAGGCAAGTACTTTCTTGTTATCTCTGATTGTAACAGAATTACAAAGATTTTGGAAACATCTGAGGAACAAACAGAGCTCTGGGTCCATCATATCCACTGGCTCTGCAACACTGCCTTCATAGTTTCTGAACGAGTAATGTCATTTGCCTACTCACCCTTCACCAAACCAAATGTCCTTGAATCCTGTTTATCTCTTACCTCTGTAGCCAAACACATCAGCAGTTTCTGCCACATTCACCTCTGAACTATATCCCCCAAATCTAGCTACCATCCAGTTCTGAATATTAACATCCAACTGCTGCCAGGACTGCTAAAATGGTCTCCAAATTGTTATAGCTCTCAAATTTTCCTATGAACCACTAAGATTGAAGTCCAATTTATACTTATTCATTATACAATAATTTCAAgtgtatattataaaaattattagtaAAAGAACGCATACTAGTCAAGATTTCTAGTATTTGTACTATATGTTCTATAATCCCTTCAAGTCCATCCTGAGCCTTATACAAACAAGAGAATTTTGAGTATATCTTATATGTCCTTTTTACAACTATCAGTTCAAATGACTATTTTTTTCAGTACTAGAAAGTAAATCTAAGTTCTCACATGATAGATAATTGCTTTAGCCCTGCAATTtgcttaattttttatatttctagtTATTCTTTGCTTATCTGTAtgctatattttgattatatttcccctcccccaactcctcctaacTCTTCCCATATCTCCTTACccacctctttttttgtttgtttttttttttttcttttttattcgctatatttttatttacatttcaaattatttccccttttccagaactatactccctgaaagtccaatcagcccccttccctcccccctgttttcccacccaacccttcctactttcctgttctggttatgccctatactgcttcactgagtctttccagaacaaggggccactcctcctttcttcttgtacctcatttgatgtgtggattatgttttgggtattccagttttctaggttaatatccacttattagtgagtgcataccatgattcatcttttgagtctgggttacctcacttagtatgatgttctccagctccatccatttgcctaagaatttcatgaattcattgtttctaaaggctgaatagtactcaattgggtatatataccacattttttttttacatccactcttctgttgagggatacctgggttctatccagcttctggcaattataaatagggatgctatgaacatagtggaacatgtatccttattacatgctggggaatcttctgggtatgtgcccaggagtggtatagcaggatcttctggaagtgaggtgtccagttttctgaggaactgccagactgatttccagagtggttgtaccaatttgcaaccccaccagcagtggaggagtgttcctctttctccacatcctcaccaacacctgctgtctcctgaattcttaatcttagcccttctgactggtgtaaggtgaaatctcagggttgttttgatttgcatttccct
It encodes the following:
- the LOC127684325 gene encoding olfactory receptor 5L1-like, whose amino-acid sequence is MDEENCSTAAQFILLGFSDVPELSGFLSLLFLLIYGVTVLANLGMTALIQVSSQLHTPMYFFLSHLSFVDFCYSSIIVPKMLANIFNKDKAISFLACMVQFYLFCTCVVTEVFLLAVMAYDRFVAICNPLLYMAVMSSDLRMTLVSGCYLCASVCSLIHLCLALEIPSFKSNVINHFFCDLPPLLNLACSDVTVNKVLLFVVATFNESFSIVVIFTSYLFILITILRMRSVEGRRKAFSTCASHLTVIIVFHGTILSIYSSSTSDNSEDADKVATVFYTVVIPMLNPLIYSLRNKDVKGAFRKVVHSKKNEVLAFFFPVY